A window from Mycolicibacterium tokaiense encodes these proteins:
- a CDS encoding ParA family protein has protein sequence MGTHVLAVANQKGGVAKTTTVASLGAAIVASGKRVLLVDLDPQGCLTFSLGQDPDKLAVSVHEVLLGDVEPGAALVQTEEGMTLLPANIDLAGAEAMLLMRAGREYALKRALAKVGDDFDVVIIDCPPSLGVLTLNGLTAAGEVIVPLQCETLAHRGVGQFLRTVTDVQQITNADLTLLGALPTLYDSRTTHSRDVLLDVADRYDLPVLAPPIPRTVRFAEASASGASVIAGRKNKGAIAYRELAESLLKYWKSGKKLPTYTPEI, from the coding sequence CACGTGCTGGCTGTGGCCAACCAAAAAGGTGGGGTCGCCAAGACCACCACGGTGGCATCGTTGGGCGCGGCCATCGTCGCCAGCGGAAAGCGGGTGCTGCTGGTCGACCTGGACCCGCAGGGCTGTCTGACCTTCTCGCTGGGCCAGGATCCGGACAAGCTGGCGGTCTCGGTGCACGAGGTCCTGCTCGGCGATGTCGAACCCGGTGCCGCGCTGGTGCAGACCGAAGAGGGCATGACCCTGCTGCCCGCCAACATCGATCTGGCGGGGGCCGAGGCGATGTTGCTGATGCGGGCCGGACGCGAGTACGCCCTCAAGCGGGCGTTGGCCAAGGTCGGCGACGACTTCGACGTGGTGATCATCGACTGCCCGCCGTCGCTGGGGGTGTTGACACTCAACGGCCTCACCGCCGCCGGTGAGGTGATCGTGCCGCTGCAGTGCGAGACGCTGGCGCATCGCGGAGTCGGTCAGTTCCTGCGCACCGTCACCGACGTGCAGCAGATCACCAACGCGGACCTGACGCTGCTGGGTGCGTTGCCCACGCTGTACGACTCGCGCACCACCCACAGTCGTGACGTGCTGCTGGACGTGGCCGACCGCTACGACCTGCCGGTGCTGGCGCCGCCGATTCCACGCACCGTGCGGTTCGCCGAGGCCAGTGCCTCGGGTGCGTCGGTGATCGCCGGCCGCAAGAACAAGGGCGCCATTGCCTACCGGGAGCTCGCCGAGAGCCTGCTGAAGTACTGGAAGTCCGGCAAGAAGCTGCCGACGTACACCCCGGAGATCTGA